Proteins from a genomic interval of Mycolicibacterium grossiae:
- the ctaD gene encoding aa3-type cytochrome oxidase subunit I translates to MVAEAPPIGELEARRPFPPRMGPKGNLIYKLVTTTDHKLIGMMYCVACFMFFFIGGLMALFIRTELALPGLQFLSNEQYNQLFTMHGTVMLLFYATPIVFGFANLVLPLQIGAPDVAFPRLNAFSFWLFLFGALIAIAGFITPGGAADFGWTAYSPLTDAIHSPGAGGDLWIMGLAVGGLGTILGAVNMITTVVCMRAPGMTMFRMPIFTWNILVTSILVLLAFPLLTAALFGLAADRHLGAHVYDPANGGVLLWQHLFWFFGHPEVYIIALPFFGIVSEIFPVFSRKPIFGYTTLIYATLAIAALSVAVWAHHMYATGAVLLPFFSFMTFLIAVPTGIKFFNWIGTMWKGQLTFETPMLFSVGFLITFLLGGLSGVLLASPPLDFHVTDSYFVIAHFHYVLFGTIVFATYAGIYFWFPKMTGRLLDERLGKLHFWLTFIGFHTTFLVQHWVGDEGMPRRYADYLPSDGFTTLNIVSTIGAFILGISTLPFVWNVFKSWRYGEPVVVDDPWGYGNSLEWATSCPPPRHNFTELPRIRSERPAFELHYPHMVERMRAEAHVGRAHGPDDGDVTRLDDAQVRT, encoded by the coding sequence TTGGTAGCCGAAGCGCCCCCAATCGGAGAACTCGAGGCCCGGCGCCCCTTCCCGCCCCGGATGGGGCCGAAGGGCAACCTGATCTACAAGCTGGTGACCACCACCGATCACAAGCTGATCGGCATGATGTACTGCGTCGCCTGCTTCATGTTCTTCTTCATCGGTGGCCTGATGGCCCTGTTCATCCGGACCGAGCTGGCCCTGCCCGGGCTGCAGTTCCTGTCCAACGAGCAGTACAACCAGCTGTTCACCATGCACGGCACGGTGATGCTGCTGTTCTATGCGACGCCCATCGTGTTCGGCTTCGCGAACCTGGTGCTGCCGCTGCAGATCGGTGCCCCCGACGTCGCGTTCCCGCGGCTCAACGCCTTCTCGTTCTGGCTCTTCCTCTTCGGCGCGCTGATCGCCATTGCCGGCTTCATCACCCCCGGCGGTGCGGCCGACTTCGGCTGGACGGCGTACTCGCCGCTGACCGACGCCATCCACTCCCCGGGCGCGGGCGGTGACCTGTGGATCATGGGCCTGGCCGTCGGCGGTCTGGGCACCATCCTCGGCGCGGTCAACATGATCACCACCGTGGTCTGCATGCGCGCTCCGGGCATGACCATGTTCCGGATGCCGATCTTCACCTGGAACATCCTGGTGACGTCGATCCTGGTGCTGCTGGCCTTCCCGCTGCTGACCGCCGCGCTGTTCGGCCTCGCCGCCGACCGCCACCTGGGCGCCCACGTGTACGACCCCGCCAACGGCGGCGTCCTGCTGTGGCAGCACCTGTTCTGGTTCTTCGGACACCCGGAGGTCTACATCATCGCGCTGCCGTTCTTCGGCATCGTGAGCGAGATCTTCCCGGTGTTCAGCCGCAAGCCGATCTTCGGTTACACGACGCTGATCTACGCGACGCTGGCCATCGCCGCCCTGTCGGTGGCGGTGTGGGCGCACCACATGTACGCCACCGGCGCGGTGCTGCTGCCGTTCTTCAGCTTCATGACGTTCCTCATCGCCGTGCCGACCGGCATCAAGTTCTTCAACTGGATCGGCACGATGTGGAAGGGCCAACTCACGTTCGAGACACCGATGTTGTTCTCGGTGGGCTTCCTCATCACGTTCCTGCTCGGTGGCCTGTCGGGCGTGCTGCTCGCCAGCCCGCCGCTGGACTTCCACGTCACCGACAGCTACTTCGTCATCGCGCACTTCCACTACGTGCTCTTCGGCACCATCGTGTTCGCCACCTACGCGGGCATCTACTTCTGGTTCCCGAAGATGACGGGCCGCCTGCTCGACGAGCGCCTCGGCAAGCTGCACTTCTGGCTGACGTTCATCGGCTTCCACACCACGTTCCTGGTGCAGCACTGGGTGGGCGACGAGGGCATGCCGCGTCGGTACGCGGACTACCTGCCGTCGGACGGCTTCACCACGCTGAACATCGTCTCGACGATCGGCGCGTTCATCCTCGGCATCTCGACGCTGCCATTCGTGTGGAACGTGTTCAAGAGCTGGCGCTACGGCGAGCCGGTCGTGGTCGACGATCCCTGGGGTTACGGCAACTCCCTGGAGTGGGCCACCAGCTGCCCGCCGCCGCGGCACAACTTCACCGAGCTGCCCCGGATCCGTTCCGAGCGGCCGGCGTTCGAGCTGCACTACCCGCACATGGTGGAGCGGATGCGCGCCGAAGCGCACGTCGGACGGGCACACGGCCCCGACGACGGTGACGTCACGCGCCTCGACGACGCTCAAGTGCGCACCTGA